tacttatagcgaatgaatcaccgattctaatgatttTGTTAAATAtctcaagttcattcaacttttatgaataaaatgaagttgaaagttttccatgaatctaaaaacgtgacacgaaaaagttaataagctggaaaagcgttagtagacaatgttatactattataatttcagattaacccttaaaaaatcttgataaaccaatgcatcgcaataaaccgataaaccgatcccgataaatccgatgaatttcattcattgtaaatgcactgaacacatgctggtatcgagcacatgttctacgagaatcaaaatatctcatccccgaaattcacaagctgatgtatagccaaactacaaaatataaacacgacctagaagatgaagaaaccttaagggtttgaaagggaaggttaggaggtggggtttttgcttttatatggcaaaatgattgtattattcaaatgtattaataattattgtaaagcagaaacagaaagcttgcatgtcagaaaatgtttgtgttatataatttgactatacgacaccatatgattttcaagaatgcgatattctgcctactctgtactacagcctacgtcacggctgcagttcccccactccaattgcatttcaacgaaaatactatagatgagtgaccaaccttctgtctactaactttgctaATATACAACTTATAAGTGCCAATATCTACTGGCTATCACAGAAATCGGTAACTATAGTAAGCCTTTGCAGCAAGAAAGCTATATAAACTACTTTTGAAGATCATTATCGACTTAGATTTTAACTAGGCAggcaatttattgtataactTAGCACCAGTGTAAGAAGTTATTTACTTATACAGTTTTAACCCATCCTGTCTCAAAGCTATATTGTTTCTACTTGTAGTGTTATGATCGTGTactttaaattcaaattatttatttgcaatttaattcgtttacaatattatttacaacatgTAGAGAATTTTTGCATTGTCAAAATTCTAcatatattgaattatataaatcacaaattcataaaatacataataagacACTAGTGAAGTTTAGTAACTATTATAAGGCTACAAGTTTTTGATTTGAATCCAATCAAGCCTTGTGTCTAGATAGGTTGCAGTTGGATCCGAGGGAGGAAAGCGGTAAACAAATTAAAATCATCAGTCATTCATCTAAAAACTCGCGAACCGAAATTTGGAATTAAAAACTTTAGTTTCGCTTCGAAGTTTGTTGAAGAATTTTACTGCTCTATATAGTGctcctttttcaaatttagttgtcCTATGCATTGGGTAGTATAATAAGTTATGTGCTCTTGTTTCTCTTGCTGTTTCATTCCTTTTGTTCAGTATATTGAGGTTTCTGAATGCTAACATGAGTATTGAGTAAATATAACCTGAGGGAACGgtgagaatttttttattcttgaagaTGTCTCTACATGGGTGTCTCcatctcaaattaaaaattcgccgaataatatttttttgggctttaaatattttatcaaattgagACGATGCAAACCAAAATACAATCCCGTACTTTACTAAACTATCGAAGTAGCCTCTGTGGACGTCCAGGAAGACACCCAGACTGCATGTATCCTTCAAAACATTTATTGCATACGATGCAGAACAGCCTTTTCATAAGTTGCTCGGCATGTGTGTTACTTCTGCATTCGTGACCAGTTTCGAAATATGGTTTTgggtaaaaataattaatttgtatatataaatagaagGTAAGGTGAGTACATTCAAAGAAACAAATGCCTCTCTACAAGATTCGTCATACTTGAGACCAGCCATGTATCGTATAGCTTTCTTTTGCACACTGCAAACCCTTTGGAAATGAAAATCAGTGGTGCTCCCCCACAACTCTATAACATAACATGGGAATAGAAAAGAGTATAATATACCATTTTTGACACCGATAATGGcacaaatttcacaatatttctatttataacaAACAGATCTTTACTCAGCCTAGTAACTAGTGCATCCACCTGCGCATCCCACATCAATTTGGAGTCAAAGTGTAAGCCAAGCAATTTAACAGAGTCAGTATTGTTAACACATTCGTCACGTATAAATATGGTTCAACCGTATTGCGTCTCAATCTAAAATTTACTAGTTTACTTTTTTATAATTGACTGTAAGGTTGTAGCGTACTCTGTTGTGACAGATAGACAAGGAATGTTTGACAACAAAAATGTAAAATGCctgttttttatattataatattatacggATGTCAGAAAATGATATATTGAATCCAACAATAGGTTAGTGATTGCATTGAGCTCCAAGTCTTCTTTGCAtcgaaaataattgaaaacaaatgTTCAACAAGACTATCTAGTGATAATGGTGTCTCTATTTAGCTGTACCAGTTTGTTGAATGACGAGTCTGTCTGTGCAGTGCACACGGCCGTCTGAACTCCTGACCTCGCTCGTTGACCCACTTATTAGTGACCCACTTGGATCCGACGAGGACAGGACAGGCGGCATGCATAGTTGCCAAGTCTCCCTCTCCACTCAGGTGCATGTTGTACCAGACTAGCGCTGTTCCCTTCTTCGGCTGAACGGTCACATTCAGAAATGGGAAAACTGTGGCCCCACCCTGTGCCACGTCACTCATATACGACAACACCGTAGCTACTCTATTCCCATCGCGTATATTGTCCCCGTAAATCACTATGTTCCTATGTGGTCCTTGGGCAAAGTCCCAATGTGGCTTGTAGTAACCTCCTATGCCGTAGTTGACAACATGTAGTAATGGTGAGTAGGCCATGGTAAGTGAGGTCATCATCTCGATACGCCGGTTCAGTCGCTCGATGGATGGGTGTTCGGCAAAGAGCAGAACTGCTGACTTGCTAATCCTATGGCTGACTGGAATCACGACGGCTCTCTTAGAGTACCTGACAGTAGCACGTTGCAACCTAGGCAAAGCCAATTCCTTGATGACGTCTATCTCGCTGTCGTAGATGACGTCACGATACAAAACTATCCTCGGGTCTAGATAGGCCTCTTCCTCTTTCAACGGCGCAATCCTGAGGAAAGGTTGGTTTCTGTGGACGTACTGACACTTGAGTTGAGAGAGCACTaggggagagggagagagggCGTCGCGACACAGCTGATAGTAGAGCTCTGTATACTCATCTAGCAGATTTTCAGCAACTTGTTCTGTCCCTTTTTCGATGTCTGCCAGGTAGATGGTGCGGTTACTAAGTGCAAACAAATGATTGGGAGAAATGCTCAGCAATTCATCATTGAGCTGCAATGCAGATCGCACGTTGCCCTGCTTGTAAGTGGAGTATGCCAGGCACTCTAGTATCTCCCTTCGTCTGTCGTTATCCTCGTGATGATATCGTTTGAGAGCTTCAGACATCCATAGCACTGTATGATAGTGGTCGCGATTGACGCACGATATTCTACCTATCTGAAAACAGTCGTCAGCTGTTAGGTGAGTGGTGTACTGGACACCATTGATCTGCCCCCGGGTCAGGGAGGCGGTGTCCAGCTGATACGTGTCCTGGAGTCGCAACAGACCTGACACCGCCCCCACCAAATCCTCCTCCGACGGTAACTTCAACCGCCCCCTTCTCTCCAACCATTCCTTTTCACCGAAATCGTCCATCAACGATTCCACGTGTTTCCAGTCGATGGTG
Above is a window of Nilaparvata lugens isolate BPH chromosome 4, ASM1435652v1, whole genome shotgun sequence DNA encoding:
- the LOC120350990 gene encoding prolyl 4-hydroxylase subunit alpha-2-like, translating into MELRFGMCVLLLSTTGIVNGDLYTALIDLEALVETEAVLLSELDNYIGATERRLSQLRRLAAEYSREHSEAILDVGAYLHNPINAYRLIKRLTIDWKHVESLMDDFGEKEWLERRGRLKLPSEEDLVGAVSGLLRLQDTYQLDTASLTRGQINGVQYTTHLTADDCFQIGRISCVNRDHYHTVLWMSEALKRYHHEDNDRRREILECLAYSTYKQGNVRSALQLNDELLSISPNHLFALSNRTIYLADIEKGTEQVAENLLDEYTELYYQLCRDALSPSPLVLSQLKCQYVHRNQPFLRIAPLKEEEAYLDPRIVLYRDVIYDSEIDVIKELALPRLQRATVRYSKRAVVIPVSHRISKSAVLLFAEHPSIERLNRRIEMMTSLTMAYSPLLHVVNYGIGGYYKPHWDFAQGPHRNIVIYGDNIRDGNRVATVLSYMSDVAQGGATVFPFLNVTVQPKKGTALVWYNMHLSGEGDLATMHAACPVLVGSKWVTNKWVNERGQEFRRPCALHRQTRHSTNWYS